A genomic region of Haliotis asinina isolate JCU_RB_2024 chromosome 1, JCU_Hal_asi_v2, whole genome shotgun sequence contains the following coding sequences:
- the LOC137281425 gene encoding serine-rich adhesin for platelets-like: MKGKGGIKVRYRLSPNEVEQLSKEETARRRKLRLVQVREQAKVNAARIRDDVRKEKMKLVDKLTCQVKNNLEKEKLEKLHRLEQQYENSLKSIGTAHKAARNIKDNELEKAVQGQLRKEAANRRYQTALKNLRKDKALKDYDDNKHIIARHAALETEALRAAEIAALPPPPPDPWEEALKSKPKAVPMTDMNAFSTTHYHIPEYAVVKAGPQEQTDARLAAEEEDFRLKHELKEKQHTDQDRIVRARIRGNEALRKEHLRHEYSNMLQDLSFLQRADRRRRQEEVADLPKQVFLPPDRRQEDKENKQRDMEKAFEDMYLADKHPPVLMSLDTQTPPDTPNSTESHDPFQLPTTLSLRQPSPDLTALKDVTNVTISDQTAKLKKNDGALMKLFNRIKEQKEEHASRSAIETSQIVGETVKPGAPQPPPQLANGLSPLSEYSALETCSLPSTTLQNHSPTSRTDAPQQVHIVVRSPRDQSQDFQTDTGLPSQSDKERKAWQDKIIKLEEKQKELDGLINKFKQISGINENTEVPIVPPPSTISPTQVQFHVDQLMSEHGISYSNQVTSGAPHLIPDHQRDHRTETLASHGFPSAGQTIPNGLFHAVPVQIDGNGLGVGESGYYSGIPGATFRGYQGFRAGGGTAGCTQGSSLSAQDMATHSRGLAQQADHVRKVREYQQKILESSQRDLSLSQTGLRSGLSSTFGTSTNSDLDSKVKEYHKKILMGNAERRNFLEETRANIERQRKELYRKYPLTMGRPDTFKGTSTLVSSSLDTRSQDGGMHDSLADRILADICDPLQPRSLDTADILGHDVLKHDLEDNSRNLSQMSANASKSKLERVKKSLLFEDPDESLTRTPGRDMSLLAPSDLDEGDITLTSSSERGSPNLSKSVRSDGSAGGMSLITRARETGSEFDRRQQELKKQLEEVQRQKQEILERYQLGQQKIQDSKTNLKSKLDTSGFSHDMSRTWKSSFSGPDSSYASLPTDGNLRPASRTAFVDSPKEQAASVLNGPASADQGLRSASTEFSIASDFPKTFERFNLMDSTPSAGASLGVKLDSLPSLTEKPLTEQSKLFSMELEEESLVSGSRSPPVKLPDRLFDAGSLSLEEESLSPESKVSMTGSESVNDKITWSNLLTGVPGGSPDENDAATSGEIATDYIGHELSTIFEVDTPTTQGTRQSGQFVTLSSTRS, encoded by the exons GTTCGAGAGCAGGCCAAGGTGAATGCTGCCAGGATCCGGGACGATGTGAGGAAGGAGAAGATGAAACTGGTAGACAAACTGACCTGTCAGGTGAAG AATAACCTTGAGAAAGAGAAACTGGAAAAGCTGCATCGTCTGGAGCAGCAGTATGAAAACTCCCTCAAGAGCATCGGTACTGCACACAAGGCAGCCAGGAATATT AAAGACAATGAGCTGGAGAAGGCCGTACAGGGTCAGCTGCGGAAGGAGGCAGCCAACCGCCGTTATCAGACTGCACTGAAGAATCTGCGTAAAGACAAGGCATTGAAGGACTACGATGATAACAAACACATCATTGCACG ACATGCAGCCCTTGAGACAGAGGCACTGAGGGCAGCTGAGATTGCTGCACTTCCCCCCCCACCACCCGATCCCTGGGAGGAGGCACTGAAGTCTAAAC CTAAAGCTGTGCCGATGACAGACATGAACGCATTCTCCACAACACACTATCACATACCAGAGTATGCTGTTGTCAAAGCCGGCCCTCAAGAACAG ACAGATGCCCGTCTTGCTGCAGAAGAGGAGGACTTCAGACTCAAGCATGagttgaaagaaaaacaacacacGGATCAGGACAGGATTGTGAGAGCTCGTATCCGGGGAAATGAAGCTCTCCGGAAAGAGCATCTGAGACAT GAGTACAGTAACATGCTTCAAGACCTGAGCTTTCTGCAGAGAGCTGACCGCCGACGGAGACAGGAGGAGGTTGCTGATCTGCCT AAGCAGGTGTTTCTGCCGCCAGACCGACGCCAGGAAGATAAGGAAAACAAGCAGAGAGACATGGAGAAAGCCTTTGAGGATATGTACTTGGCCGACAAGC ATCCACCAGTGCTTATGTCACTGGACACTCAGACACCCCCAGACACACCAAACAGTACTGAGTCACACGATCCATTCCAGCTACCCACAACTCTGTCGCTACGCCAACCATCCCCTGATCTCACAGCTCTCAAAGATGTCACCAATGTTACAATCTCAGATCAGACAGCCAAGCTCAAGAAAAATG ATGGTGCTCTCATGAAGTTGTTCAACCGTATTAAAGAACAGAAGGAAGAGCATGCCAGCCGCTCGGCCATTGAGACCAGTCAGATAGTTGGTGAGACTGTCAAGCCTGGTGCTCCTCAACCTCCACCTCAGCTGGCAAATG GTCTGTCCCCATTGTCGGAGTACTCTGCCCTGGAGACCTGCTCTCTGCCGTCCACTACTCTTCAAAATCACAGTCCAACTTCAAGGACAGATGCTCCCCAACAGGTCCACATTGTGGTCAGGTCACCCCGAGATCAATCTCAAGACTTTCAG ACAGACACTGGTCTTCCATCACAGTCAGACAAGGAGAGAAAGGCCTGGCAAGACAAGATCATTAAGTTGGA AGAAAAACAGAAGGAGCTTGATGGATTGATCAACAAATTCAAACAGATCTCAGGGATTAATGAGAACACTGAAGTTCCCATCGTGCCACCACCATCAACTATTTCCCCTACACAAGTACAGTTTCATGTTGACCAACTAATGTCGGAACATGGGATCAGCTACTCAAACCAGGTCACTTCTGGTGCACCACATCTCATCCCAGATCATCAGCGAGATCACAGAACTGAGACATTAGCATCACATGGGTTTCCGTCTGCAGGTCAAACCATCCCCAATGGTCTATTTCATGCTGTTCCTGTTCAGATAGATGGAAACGGACTTGGTGTAGGGGAGAGTGGCTACTACTCTGGTATTCCAGGTGCTACTTTTCGTGGGTATCAAGGATTTAGGGCTGGTGGCGGTACTGCTGGCTGCACACAAGGGTCAAGTCTGAGTGCCCAGGATATGGCTACTCACTCCCGTGGCCTGGCTCAGCAGGCTGACCATGTCAGGAAGGTGAGGGAGTATCAGCAGAAGATTCTTGAGTCCAGTCAGAGAGATCTGTCTTTGTCTCAGACAGGACTGCGATCAGGGTTGTCCTCCACTTTTGGCACCAGCACTAATTCAGATTTGGATAGCAAAGTGAAGGAGTACCATAAGAAAATTCTCATGGGGAATGCCGAGAGAAGGAACTTTCTGGAGGAAACCAGAGCTAATATTGAAAGACAGCGAAAAGAGTTATACAGAAAGTATCCACTTACAATGGGAAGGCCTGACACGTTCAAAGGAACATCCACTCTGGTATCAAGTTCACTAGATACAAGGTCTCAAGATGGAGGTATGCATGACTCTCTTGCTGACAGAATTTTAGCTGATATATGTGATCCTTTGCAACCAAGAAGTCTTGACACGGCTGACATTCTGGGACATGATGTGTTAAAGCATGACCTCGAAGACAATAGCAGGAACCTGTCCCAGATGTCAGCAAATGCATCAAAATCTAAACTTGAAAGAGTGAAGAAGTCTTTATTATTTGAGGATCCAGATGAATCACTGACCAGAACACCTGGAAGGGATATGTCTCTCCTGGCACCATCTGACCTTGATGAAGGGGACATCACTCTCACATCTTCCTCTGAACGTGGAAGTCCAAACCTAAGCAAATCAGTTAGGTCAGATGGATCCGCAGGAGGCATGTCCTTGATAACAAGAGCCAGGGAAACAGGGAGCGAGTTTGACAGACGACAACAGGAGCTAAAGAAACAGCTGGAAGAAGTGCAGAGACAGAAACAGGAGATTCTGGAAAGATATCAGCTTGGGCAACAGAAAATACAGGATTCAAAGACAAACCTGAAGTCTAAGCTGGACACATCTGGCTTCTCCCATGATATGTCAAGAACATGGAAGTCATCTTTCAGTGGTCCTGACTCATCCTATGCGTCCTTGCCAACAGATGGAAACCTCCGTCCTGCCTCAAGAACAGCATTTGTTGATTCCCCAAAAGAACAAGCAGCATCAGTCCTGAATGGTCCAGCATCTGCTGACCAAGGCCTTCGCTCAGCTTCAACGGAATTTTCAATTGCCTCCGATttccccaaaacatttgaacgttttaatCTTATGGACTCTACACCTAGTGCAGGTGCATCTCTTGGAGTAAAGTTAGACAGCCTTCCTTCACTGACAGAGAAGCCATTGACAGAGCAGTCTAAGTTGTTCTCAATGGAACTGGAAGAGGAATCCTTAGTGTCTGGAAGTAGGTCGCCTCCTGTAAAATTACCAGACCGATTATTTGATGCAGGATCTCTATCCCTGGAAGAGGAGTCCTTATCCCCAGAGAGTAAGGTCAGTATGACAGGTTCTGAATCTGTCAATGACAAAATTACTTGGTCCAATTTGCTGACTGGGGTTCCTGGTGGTTCTCCTGATGAGAATGATGCAGCCACGTCTGGTGAAATAGCCACAGATTATATAGGACATGAACTGAGCACTATCTTTGAGGTGGACACACCCACCACACAAGGAACCAGGCAGTCTGGTCAGTTTGTGACATTGAGCTCAACAAGGTCTTAG